A single Pseudodesulfovibrio aespoeensis Aspo-2 DNA region contains:
- a CDS encoding tripartite tricarboxylate transporter permease — protein sequence MFDFTHLLTVVSPFNIMLMVLGVFGGLIVGSMPGLTSTMAVALLVPITFGMDVNQGLVMLVAVYIGSISGGLVSAALLNIPGTPSSVATTFDAYPMAKRGEAGKALSYGVFASFLGGLISFFALALLAPLLGAFALRFGPYEYFALAVFTLSCIISISDKSLTKGLASATVGMLMAMVGLSETDSVSRLTFGIPELQSGLSLMPVLIGMYAISQILKDVDEIKKPFKLVNVNFTAREFFSVARTFTRSIRNVVRSSLIGVGIGILPGVGPGLANIVAYTQAKAADPDPDSFGKGNPEGIIASETANNASTGGAMIPLLTLGIPGDATTMMMLGAFMIHGIQPGPLLMRDHGDLVLVILGAYFISNILMMLLQVYFIRVLIRALTIPRYVLYPVILGLCVIGSYALNSSMTDVWVFMSTGILGYLFTKRGYPLLPLVLGLILGRMAENELRVSIVMGGGNLSGYLGRPIALCFLAAAALSVVYSLYSKHRAKKRLACIPVDESAPETI from the coding sequence ATGTTCGATTTCACCCACCTGTTAACGGTCGTGTCGCCGTTCAACATCATGCTCATGGTCCTGGGCGTGTTCGGCGGCCTCATCGTCGGCTCCATGCCAGGGCTGACCAGCACCATGGCCGTGGCCCTGCTGGTGCCCATCACCTTTGGCATGGATGTCAACCAGGGGCTGGTCATGCTCGTGGCCGTATACATCGGCTCCATCTCCGGCGGCCTTGTCTCGGCGGCCCTGCTCAACATTCCGGGCACGCCCTCGTCGGTGGCCACCACCTTCGACGCCTACCCCATGGCCAAGCGGGGCGAGGCTGGCAAGGCCTTAAGCTACGGCGTGTTCGCCTCCTTCCTGGGCGGGCTGATCTCCTTCTTCGCCCTGGCCCTGCTCGCGCCGCTGCTCGGTGCCTTTGCCCTGCGCTTTGGCCCCTATGAATACTTCGCCCTGGCCGTCTTCACCTTGAGCTGCATCATCTCCATCTCGGACAAATCCCTGACCAAGGGGCTCGCATCCGCCACGGTGGGCATGCTCATGGCCATGGTGGGCCTGAGCGAGACCGACAGCGTCTCCCGACTGACCTTCGGCATTCCCGAACTCCAATCGGGCCTCTCCCTGATGCCCGTGCTCATCGGCATGTACGCCATCTCGCAGATCCTCAAGGACGTTGATGAGATCAAGAAGCCGTTCAAGCTCGTCAACGTCAATTTCACGGCCCGCGAGTTCTTCTCTGTGGCGCGGACCTTCACCCGCTCCATCCGGAATGTTGTCCGCTCCTCGCTCATCGGCGTGGGCATAGGCATCCTGCCCGGCGTCGGCCCGGGGCTGGCCAACATCGTGGCCTACACCCAGGCCAAGGCCGCGGACCCCGACCCGGACAGCTTCGGCAAGGGCAACCCCGAAGGTATCATAGCCTCCGAGACAGCCAACAACGCGTCCACCGGCGGGGCCATGATCCCGCTCCTGACCTTGGGCATTCCCGGCGACGCCACCACCATGATGATGCTCGGCGCGTTCATGATCCACGGCATCCAGCCCGGCCCGCTGCTCATGCGTGACCACGGCGACCTCGTCCTGGTCATCCTGGGGGCTTACTTCATCAGCAACATCCTCATGATGCTGCTCCAGGTGTACTTCATCCGGGTGCTCATCCGCGCCCTGACCATCCCTCGCTACGTGCTCTACCCGGTCATCCTCGGCCTGTGCGTCATCGGCAGCTACGCCCTGAACAGCAGCATGACCGATGTCTGGGTCTTCATGTCCACCGGCATCCTCGGCTACCTCTTCACCAAACGCGGATACCCTCTGCTGCCGCTGGTGCTGGGCCTGATCCTCGGCCGCATGGCCGAGAACGAACTGCGCGTCAGCATCGTCATGGGCGGCGGCAACCTCTCCGGCTATCTTGGCCGCCCCATCGCCCTGTGCTTCCTGGCCGCCGCGGCCTTGTCCGTGGTCTACTCCCTCTACTCCAAGCACCGGGCAAAGAAGCGCCTGGCCTGCATCCCGGTGGACGAGAGCGCCCCAGAAACCATCTGA
- a CDS encoding tripartite tricarboxylate transporter TctB family protein — MRIKTGDFFMALGLLALSAALYHQSGEIDTTMIYALGPVFFPELLIGILAVLSLVLLWQSVDIKGNKGWCASARTGSAHATILRWSLVGLVTLYLVALPLAGYLLATIPFLFAGMCLLGPLKPKNLAIYGVTSLFVTFGLQFIFGTLLKLFLP, encoded by the coding sequence ATGCGAATCAAGACTGGCGACTTCTTCATGGCGCTGGGCCTGCTGGCCCTGAGCGCGGCCCTCTACCACCAGAGCGGCGAAATCGACACCACCATGATCTATGCCCTTGGCCCGGTGTTTTTCCCGGAATTGCTCATCGGCATCCTGGCGGTCCTTTCCCTGGTCCTGCTCTGGCAGAGCGTGGACATCAAAGGCAACAAGGGATGGTGCGCCTCGGCGCGCACAGGCTCGGCCCATGCCACGATCCTGCGCTGGTCCCTGGTCGGGCTGGTGACCCTCTATCTCGTCGCGCTGCCCCTGGCCGGATACCTGCTCGCGACCATTCCCTTCCTCTTTGCGGGCATGTGCCTGCTTGGCCCGCTGAAGCCAAAGAATCTGGCGATATACGGCGTCACCTCGCTGTTCGTCACCTTCGGGCTCCAGTTCATTTTCGGCACCCTGCTCAAACTTTTCCTGCCCTAG
- a CDS encoding Bug family tripartite tricarboxylate transporter substrate binding protein, which yields MRKGLMLIILALLCATVVPAFAAGYPEKAIQVVVPWKPGGGSDISARIIGDHMKNLLPQPLVVSNIDGAAGLNGALQVYKARPDGYTVLWEHPGNLAVAPMVTKARFSWQDFEPVAITAMGDTALIVPGDSPFKTAAEAFDAIKANPGKYRWTLALNAVSHFTFLNISHAVGGLKPMFIPASGDKGRIVSLLGKNSDITTVGYASVVPYLESGDLRILAMANSQRSPFAPNVPTLKEQGVDASYDFLYSVFAPKGTPKESIAILTDAFKKALTDPTTIEALRQQNLIPFYKNPEEMRALWQAEADLYKKLALENGLIK from the coding sequence ATGCGCAAAGGGTTAATGCTCATCATTCTGGCGCTGCTGTGCGCGACTGTGGTTCCGGCCTTCGCCGCCGGGTATCCCGAAAAGGCCATCCAGGTCGTGGTCCCTTGGAAACCGGGCGGAGGCAGCGACATCTCGGCCCGCATCATCGGCGACCACATGAAGAACCTGCTGCCCCAGCCGCTGGTGGTCTCCAACATCGACGGCGCAGCCGGCCTCAACGGCGCACTCCAGGTCTACAAGGCCCGCCCGGATGGCTACACCGTTCTCTGGGAACACCCCGGCAACCTGGCCGTGGCCCCCATGGTCACCAAGGCCCGCTTCTCGTGGCAGGACTTCGAGCCGGTCGCCATCACGGCCATGGGCGACACCGCCCTCATCGTGCCCGGAGACAGCCCCTTCAAGACCGCTGCCGAGGCCTTTGACGCCATCAAGGCCAATCCCGGCAAATACCGCTGGACCTTGGCGCTCAACGCCGTGTCCCACTTCACCTTCCTGAACATCAGCCACGCCGTGGGCGGCCTCAAGCCCATGTTCATCCCGGCCAGCGGCGACAAGGGCCGCATCGTCAGCCTGCTCGGCAAAAATAGCGACATCACCACCGTGGGCTATGCCTCGGTCGTGCCCTACCTGGAGTCCGGCGACCTGCGCATCCTGGCCATGGCCAACAGCCAGCGCTCGCCCTTTGCGCCCAACGTGCCCACCCTCAAGGAGCAGGGCGTGGACGCCTCCTATGACTTCCTCTACTCCGTGTTCGCGCCCAAGGGCACGCCCAAGGAGTCCATTGCCATCCTGACCGACGCCTTCAAGAAGGCTCTGACCGACCCGACCACCATCGAGGCGCTGCGCCAGCAGAACCTGATCCCCTTCTACAAGAACCCCGAGGAAATGCGCGCCCTGTGGCAGGCCGAGGCCGACCTCTACAAAAAGCTGGCCCTGGAAAACGGACTGATCAAGTAG
- a CDS encoding UxaA family hydrolase — MKFLGYVRPDGSTGIRNDTLIMANGRGAATLAAMVAKLVRGTRCFVQPNENGRDGEDRKTIARTLVGLAKNANVGAVLIVGNKQNGGYPEFSYDAIVGEIAKCGKPMDTVFMDSCGGFQQALGLAVRKARMLVQKASECVRTEVGLGALNMAVKCGYSDATSGMSGNPVVGHLFDQLVDAGGTALFAETTEVIGAEHIVAKRFTDAVERGKFLAAVERVEEEARSTGEDIRTINPIPANIQAGLTTLEEKSLGAIAKSGTRPIQGCVQYAEIPAGRGLYYMDSWMSSTALFLGFAAAGSVLNIFQVGGGWFTDDTMMPTVNTGLVTPTLYMTGNPRTWEKAHREMDFNSGTVISEREPIAQAGERLVAEVLGFATGRLTKGETLDVNDNVEVYLRGPGL, encoded by the coding sequence ATGAAGTTTTTAGGCTACGTCAGGCCGGACGGCTCCACCGGCATCCGCAACGACACCCTGATCATGGCCAACGGACGCGGCGCCGCCACCCTGGCGGCCATGGTGGCCAAGCTCGTGCGCGGGACCAGGTGCTTTGTGCAGCCCAACGAGAATGGCCGCGACGGCGAGGACCGCAAGACCATCGCCCGGACCCTTGTCGGGCTGGCCAAGAATGCCAACGTCGGCGCGGTGCTCATTGTGGGCAACAAGCAGAACGGCGGATATCCAGAGTTTTCCTACGACGCCATCGTGGGCGAGATCGCCAAGTGCGGCAAGCCCATGGACACCGTGTTCATGGATTCCTGCGGCGGCTTTCAGCAGGCTCTGGGCCTGGCCGTGCGCAAGGCGCGCATGCTGGTCCAGAAGGCCAGCGAGTGCGTGCGCACCGAGGTGGGCCTGGGGGCACTGAACATGGCCGTCAAGTGCGGCTATTCCGACGCCACCTCGGGCATGTCGGGCAACCCGGTGGTGGGCCACCTCTTTGACCAGTTGGTGGACGCGGGCGGCACCGCCCTCTTTGCCGAGACCACCGAGGTCATCGGTGCCGAGCACATCGTGGCCAAGCGGTTCACCGATGCGGTCGAGCGCGGCAAGTTCCTGGCCGCCGTGGAGCGGGTCGAGGAAGAGGCGCGCTCAACGGGCGAGGACATCCGCACCATCAACCCCATCCCGGCCAACATCCAGGCAGGGCTGACCACCCTTGAGGAAAAATCCCTGGGCGCCATCGCCAAATCCGGCACGCGGCCCATCCAGGGATGCGTCCAGTACGCCGAGATCCCTGCCGGGCGCGGCCTCTACTACATGGATTCGTGGATGTCCTCCACCGCACTCTTCCTCGGCTTTGCCGCGGCAGGATCGGTGCTGAATATCTTCCAGGTGGGCGGCGGCTGGTTTACGGATGACACCATGATGCCTACGGTCAACACGGGGCTGGTAACTCCCACCCTGTACATGACCGGAAATCCGCGCACATGGGAAAAGGCCCATCGCGAGATGGACTTCAACTCGGGCACGGTCATCAGCGAGCGCGAGCCCATTGCCCAGGCCGGGGAGCGGCTTGTGGCCGAGGTGCTCGGCTTTGCGACCGGCCGCCTGACCAAGGGCGAGACGCTTGACGTGAACGACAATGTGGAAGTGTATCTCCGGGGGCCGGGCCTCTAG
- a CDS encoding UxaA family hydrolase, translated as MKSLIVMSAEDNVGNAIEDIVGGDEVSYTVGGKVHTFTAVDEIPFGFKAAVKDIPASGDIIKYKEVVGQAGRDIRAGECVHIHNVEGKRGRGDIMGEKA; from the coding sequence ATGAAATCGTTAATCGTCATGAGTGCGGAAGACAACGTCGGCAACGCCATCGAGGACATCGTGGGCGGCGACGAGGTCTCCTACACGGTGGGCGGAAAGGTGCACACCTTTACCGCCGTGGATGAGATTCCGTTCGGCTTCAAGGCCGCGGTCAAGGATATCCCGGCCAGCGGGGACATCATCAAGTACAAGGAAGTGGTCGGCCAGGCCGGGCGCGACATCCGTGCCGGCGAGTGCGTCCACATCCACAACGTCGAGGGCAAGCGAGGCCGCGGCGACATCATGGGAGAAAAGGCATGA
- a CDS encoding DEAD/DEAH box helicase, producing the protein MTALQNILDAYRNAAVSEREKGTYFEELTICYLRNEATYKDLYSDVWRYAEWAELQGLAKRDTGIDLVAKTRGTDEFHAIQCKLYGEDHTIQKSDIDSFFTASGKKYFTNRIIVCTTNKWSKPAEDSLSDQFPPVNKIDLHDLENSQIDWAQYQPKAEPVLKPKKVLRPHQQDAYTAVEKGLKTADRGKLIMACGTGKTLTSLKIAEGLAGKGKRVLFMVPSLALLSQTLTEWTQESATPLHSFAVCSDSDVGKKRQTDDDSVQVFTHELRYPATTQPDKLAKEMVKRHDSQHMSVVFSTYHSIDVLSQAQYDHDLPQFDLIICDEAHRTTGATFAGDDESNFVKVHENRFIQAAKRIYMTATPRIYGDTAKATAERDDIVLCSMDDEERYGKDLYVINFSEAVKRGLLCDYKVLVLSVDEGHVSRRIQDLLKSGDNQLKVDDAAKIIGCWKALSKQDVTTDLVDDTNPMKRAVAFCQVIEIARNARKHKVSSKNIAAMFEEVVQEYQKTEQDELASTLICKAEHVDGSMNASAKEEKLDWLRAEVPENTCRILSNVRCLSEGVDVPALDAVLFLTPRNSQVDVVQSVGRVMRNAPGKKRGYVILPVVIPAGKEPHEALNDNVTYKVVWQVLQALRSHDDRFDAMVNKTEFVGPDISKIEVISITDKINAKTAAKKTHTGKGEYGIGEAETPRRDPIAKQLTFEIGDFERAIYAKLVQKCGNRHHWEDWANDIAKIAQTHISRIHAILDNEGNQQERKAFAEFADELRDDLNDSITDEEIIEMLAQHLVTKPVFEALFEGYSFAQQNPISQAMQKVLDTLEGHHLHKEADTLEKFYDSVKLRAEGIDNAEGKQKIVVELYDKFFRNAFPRMTERLGIVYTPVEVVDFIIHSVNDVLKSEFGQTLGSEGVHIIDPFTGTGTFITRLLQSGLISPEQLPHKYKHEIHANEIVLLAYYIAAINIEAVYHTLMGGKGKYEPFEGICLTDTFQMYERKDMISELLEDNSERRMRQKKLDIRVIIGNPPYSSGQKSDNDDAANVKYAGLDEEIQNTYVKASTGNPRSLYDSYIRAFRWASSRIKDSGIIGFVSNAGFLNGKAADGMRKCLVSEFSSTYVFNLRGNQRTSGEQSRKEGGKIFGSGSRSPIAITLLIKNPNAEKQGQINYCDVGEYLSREEKLDIVSNYTSINGIATANDWNIIIPNKHADWLDQRDATFDAFIPVGDKKNKSSATLFSVYSSGVKTNRDSWAYNASCNQLESNIQSMISFYNQCIEYTEHRSMNDPTKIGWSWILRGRHKKGIKCDYVPEHVQRSMYRPFGKCWHYYDGFYNENRYMMPSIFPESSVDNKAIMLKQRWTGNGQFALLVDRVVDVQTDGGVQCFPLYYYEEEKPAKNQKQASLFDEPKPKEAKRTKRDAITDEGLAHFHAAYPGEAISKEDIFYYVYGLLHSPDYRERFKDNLSKELPRIPCVKTAADFWAFSKAGRDLADLHLNYETVDMYPVTVDTGGKELAAEQYRVVKMKYGKGKDKTTLIYNAHITLKGIPLEAYDYVVNGKPALDWIVERQCVKTDKASGIVNDANDWAIETMNNPRYPLELFMRVITVSLETMKIVNGLPELDI; encoded by the coding sequence ATGACCGCCCTTCAAAATATCCTCGACGCCTACCGCAACGCCGCTGTCTCTGAGCGCGAAAAAGGTACCTACTTTGAAGAACTGACTATCTGCTATCTCAGGAATGAGGCCACCTACAAAGACCTGTACAGCGATGTATGGAGGTATGCGGAATGGGCCGAGCTTCAAGGGCTGGCGAAGCGGGACACCGGCATTGATCTTGTGGCGAAGACGCGAGGCACGGACGAATTCCACGCTATCCAGTGTAAGCTCTATGGCGAGGACCACACGATTCAAAAGAGTGACATAGACAGCTTTTTCACGGCCTCGGGCAAGAAGTATTTCACAAACCGCATCATCGTCTGCACCACGAACAAGTGGAGCAAGCCCGCCGAAGACTCCCTCAGCGACCAATTCCCTCCGGTCAACAAAATCGACCTGCACGACCTTGAAAACAGTCAAATCGACTGGGCGCAATACCAACCCAAGGCCGAGCCGGTCTTGAAGCCGAAAAAGGTCTTACGCCCCCACCAGCAGGACGCATACACTGCCGTTGAAAAGGGATTGAAAACGGCAGACCGTGGCAAGCTCATTATGGCCTGTGGAACCGGCAAGACTTTGACCAGCCTGAAGATTGCCGAAGGACTGGCAGGCAAGGGGAAGCGTGTTCTGTTCATGGTGCCGAGCCTTGCCCTGCTTTCCCAGACCCTCACGGAATGGACGCAAGAGAGCGCAACGCCCTTGCATAGCTTTGCCGTGTGTTCCGATAGCGACGTGGGCAAGAAACGCCAAACGGACGATGACAGCGTACAGGTCTTCACCCACGAATTGCGCTACCCGGCCACCACGCAACCGGACAAGCTGGCAAAGGAAATGGTGAAACGCCACGACAGCCAGCACATGAGCGTGGTCTTTTCCACCTATCACTCCATCGATGTTCTCAGCCAAGCCCAATACGACCACGACTTGCCCCAATTCGACCTGATTATTTGCGACGAAGCGCATAGGACCACGGGCGCGACATTTGCCGGGGATGATGAGAGCAACTTTGTCAAGGTCCATGAGAACCGCTTCATCCAGGCCGCGAAGCGCATTTACATGACCGCGACCCCGCGCATTTACGGGGACACGGCAAAAGCCACTGCCGAGCGCGATGACATTGTGCTTTGCTCCATGGACGATGAAGAGCGGTACGGCAAAGACCTGTACGTCATCAACTTTTCCGAAGCCGTCAAACGTGGCCTGTTGTGCGATTACAAGGTGCTGGTGCTGTCCGTTGACGAAGGCCATGTCAGCCGCCGTATTCAAGACCTGCTAAAATCCGGCGACAATCAACTCAAGGTTGACGATGCCGCCAAGATCATTGGTTGCTGGAAGGCTCTTTCAAAGCAGGACGTGACCACTGATCTTGTGGACGATACCAACCCCATGAAACGGGCCGTTGCCTTTTGCCAGGTCATTGAGATTGCGAGGAACGCGCGCAAACACAAGGTCAGCTCTAAAAACATAGCGGCCATGTTTGAAGAGGTTGTCCAGGAATACCAAAAGACCGAACAGGACGAACTTGCTTCCACGCTCATTTGCAAGGCCGAGCATGTAGACGGCTCCATGAACGCCAGCGCGAAGGAAGAGAAACTCGACTGGCTCCGGGCCGAGGTGCCGGAAAACACCTGCCGTATCCTGAGCAACGTCCGTTGTCTTTCCGAGGGCGTGGACGTTCCTGCGCTGGATGCCGTCCTGTTTCTCACTCCCCGCAATTCTCAGGTTGACGTGGTTCAGTCCGTGGGCCGGGTCATGCGAAACGCTCCGGGCAAAAAGCGCGGCTATGTCATTCTCCCCGTGGTTATCCCGGCAGGCAAGGAACCCCATGAAGCCCTGAATGACAACGTGACCTACAAGGTCGTCTGGCAGGTGTTGCAGGCCCTGCGTTCGCATGACGACCGCTTTGACGCCATGGTGAACAAAACCGAGTTCGTCGGCCCTGACATCAGCAAAATCGAAGTCATTTCCATAACCGACAAGATCAATGCCAAGACAGCCGCAAAGAAAACCCACACCGGCAAGGGCGAATACGGCATAGGTGAGGCCGAAACGCCCCGGCGCGACCCGATAGCGAAACAGCTTACCTTTGAGATTGGCGACTTTGAACGCGCCATTTATGCCAAGCTGGTGCAGAAATGCGGCAACCGCCACCACTGGGAAGACTGGGCCAATGACATTGCCAAGATAGCCCAGACTCATATCAGCCGGATTCATGCGATCCTTGACAATGAAGGCAACCAGCAGGAGCGCAAGGCGTTTGCCGAGTTTGCCGACGAATTGCGGGACGATCTCAATGACTCCATTACGGACGAAGAAATCATTGAAATGCTGGCCCAGCACCTTGTGACCAAGCCCGTATTTGAAGCCTTGTTCGAGGGCTACAGCTTTGCCCAGCAAAACCCGATCTCGCAGGCAATGCAAAAGGTGTTGGACACCTTGGAAGGGCATCATTTGCACAAGGAAGCCGATACGCTGGAAAAGTTCTATGACAGCGTGAAGCTGCGGGCCGAAGGCATCGACAACGCCGAAGGCAAACAGAAAATCGTGGTTGAACTCTATGACAAGTTCTTCCGCAACGCCTTTCCGAGAATGACCGAACGCCTGGGCATCGTGTACACGCCCGTCGAGGTGGTGGATTTCATCATCCATAGCGTCAATGACGTGCTGAAAAGCGAATTCGGCCAGACGCTGGGCAGCGAGGGGGTTCATATCATCGACCCCTTCACCGGCACCGGCACGTTTATCACCCGTCTCCTGCAAAGTGGCCTGATTTCGCCGGAACAGCTCCCCCACAAGTACAAGCATGAGATTCACGCCAATGAAATTGTTTTGCTGGCCTACTACATCGCCGCAATCAATATCGAGGCGGTCTACCACACCCTCATGGGCGGCAAGGGGAAGTATGAACCGTTCGAGGGTATTTGCCTGACTGACACCTTCCAAATGTATGAAAGGAAGGACATGATTAGCGAGTTGTTAGAAGACAACAGCGAGCGAAGGATGCGACAGAAAAAATTGGATATTCGAGTGATTATAGGCAATCCGCCGTATTCTTCTGGGCAGAAGAGCGATAACGATGACGCCGCAAACGTAAAATACGCTGGGTTAGATGAAGAAATACAAAACACATATGTAAAAGCGTCTACTGGAAATCCGAGAAGTTTATACGACAGCTATATCAGAGCATTTCGATGGGCCTCTAGTCGTATAAAAGACAGTGGAATCATCGGCTTCGTGTCTAATGCTGGCTTTCTGAACGGAAAAGCAGCGGATGGAATGCGGAAGTGCTTAGTTAGTGAATTTTCAAGTACTTATGTGTTTAACTTGCGAGGAAATCAGCGGACCTCTGGAGAGCAATCAAGGAAAGAAGGTGGCAAGATATTTGGGAGCGGAAGTCGCTCCCCCATTGCCATCACTTTGCTGATCAAGAATCCAAATGCTGAAAAGCAAGGGCAGATTAACTATTGCGATGTAGGAGAATATTTAAGCCGTGAAGAAAAGCTTGATATAGTGTCCAACTACACAAGTATCAACGGCATTGCCACGGCAAATGATTGGAATATTATTATTCCAAACAAACATGCTGATTGGCTTGATCAACGTGATGCAACCTTCGATGCTTTTATACCTGTTGGTGACAAGAAGAACAAATCTTCAGCAACGCTGTTTTCAGTATATTCTTCAGGTGTTAAAACTAATCGTGACAGCTGGGCTTATAATGCTTCTTGCAACCAGCTTGAAAGCAATATTCAGAGTATGATTTCTTTCTACAATCAATGCATTGAATACACGGAACACCGAAGCATGAACGACCCGACTAAAATCGGATGGTCATGGATTTTGCGCGGACGCCATAAAAAAGGCATTAAGTGCGATTATGTTCCAGAGCATGTGCAGCGATCAATGTATCGCCCTTTTGGCAAGTGTTGGCATTATTATGATGGCTTCTACAATGAAAATCGCTACATGATGCCAAGCATCTTTCCAGAGTCGTCAGTAGATAATAAAGCAATCATGCTCAAACAGAGATGGACTGGGAATGGTCAGTTTGCCTTATTGGTTGACAGGGTTGTGGATGTCCAAACCGATGGAGGAGTCCAGTGCTTTCCGCTCTATTATTATGAAGAGGAAAAGCCCGCCAAAAATCAAAAACAAGCCAGCCTCTTTGATGAACCCAAGCCCAAAGAAGCCAAGCGAACCAAACGCGATGCCATAACCGACGAAGGCCTTGCGCACTTCCACGCGGCCTACCCCGGCGAAGCCATCAGCAAGGAAGATATCTTTTATTACGTGTACGGCCTGCTCCATTCCCCGGATTACCGGGAGCGGTTCAAGGACAACCTGAGCAAAGAGCTGCCCCGTATCCCATGCGTGAAAACCGCTGCCGATTTCTGGGCCTTCAGCAAAGCGGGCCGGGACTTGGCAGACCTGCATTTGAATTATGAAACCGTGGATATGTACCCCGTCACCGTGGATACGGGCGGCAAGGAACTGGCCGCCGAACAATACCGCGTGGTCAAGATGAAATACGGCAAGGGCAAGGACAAAACCACGCTCATCTACAACGCCCATATCACCCTGAAAGGCATCCCGCTGGAAGCCTATGACTACGTAGTGAACGGCAAACCCGCCCTCGACTGGATAGTGGAACGCCAATGCGTCAAGACCGACAAGGCAAGCGGCATCGTCAACGATGCAAACGACTGGGCCATTGAAACCATGAACAACCCGCGCTACCCGCTGGAACTCTTCATGCGCGTGATAACCGTAAGCCTGGAGACAATGAAGATCGTGAACGGATTGCCGGAGTTGGATATTTAG
- the tnpA gene encoding IS66 family insertion sequence element accessory protein TnpA yields MPPNRRRRSRKESYWQEQVARWSRSGLSQAEFSRQAGSPG; encoded by the coding sequence ATGCCGCCGAATCGCAGACGAAGGTCGAGGAAAGAGTCATATTGGCAAGAGCAGGTAGCCAGGTGGAGTAGGAGCGGGTTGAGCCAAGCCGAGTTCAGCAGGCAGGCCGGCAGCCCTGGCTGA
- a CDS encoding glycosyltransferase family 2 protein — MSCLTSLPYGQIFDYWWQALKGEPNRIRFLLTKAIEVSAFRNSISQNKKLARKEGKVNFPLKLVPNEIYQRSAPAVVVPAYLKTAADLEMLNDLVSRLKNQTLGGQIIIVDDASPIPCPLYPDIELLLLNSNSGPAVARNKGMEKALALGADFIAFTDSDCLPSKDWLKALHDGYIDSPYVHLLSGITLSHDRCWLGKYHERNGTLNGRRLTETDRLLYGPTCNLAISAHVAKIMRFDEQFPLAAAEDIELCYRANKKGWAIEHCPNAVVHHNFGYESLPRHQALMKFWKQFRRYAEGEKLLLTRHSEYYDAFINSEEVVASEIAGTKV; from the coding sequence ATGAGTTGTCTTACCAGCCTCCCCTATGGTCAGATATTCGACTACTGGTGGCAAGCCTTGAAGGGGGAGCCCAACCGGATTCGTTTCTTGCTGACCAAAGCTATTGAAGTCTCGGCCTTCAGAAATAGTATCAGTCAAAACAAAAAGCTTGCTCGCAAGGAAGGAAAGGTCAACTTCCCACTCAAGCTGGTACCTAATGAAATATATCAGAGGTCGGCCCCGGCTGTCGTCGTACCAGCTTACCTCAAAACCGCCGCTGATCTGGAAATGCTGAACGACTTGGTCTCACGCTTGAAGAATCAAACGCTTGGCGGTCAGATCATAATTGTTGACGATGCGTCGCCAATCCCATGTCCCCTCTATCCTGACATCGAGCTCCTGCTCTTGAATAGCAATTCAGGCCCAGCCGTAGCTCGAAACAAGGGGATGGAGAAAGCGCTTGCGCTTGGTGCGGACTTCATAGCCTTCACAGATTCTGACTGCCTCCCCTCTAAGGATTGGCTCAAAGCTCTCCATGATGGCTACATCGATTCTCCATACGTACATCTGCTGTCAGGCATCACTCTTTCCCACGACCGTTGCTGGCTTGGGAAGTACCATGAGCGGAATGGGACACTCAACGGGCGCAGACTCACAGAGACCGACAGGCTCCTCTACGGCCCCACATGCAACCTCGCTATCAGCGCCCACGTCGCCAAGATCATGCGTTTTGATGAGCAATTCCCGCTTGCCGCAGCCGAAGACATCGAGCTTTGCTACCGAGCCAACAAAAAGGGCTGGGCAATCGAGCATTGCCCCAATGCTGTTGTCCACCATAATTTTGGCTATGAGTCTCTCCCGCGCCACCAAGCTCTCATGAAATTCTGGAAACAGTTCCGTAGGTATGCAGAAGGGGAGAAACTTTTGCTTACACGGCATTCGGAATACTATGACGCTTTTATAAATAGTGAAGAGGTGGTCGCGAGTGAAATTGCTGGCACCAAAGTGTGA